One Nitrospirota bacterium genomic region harbors:
- the terL gene encoding phage terminase large subunit — MLPKLSEKKFNKELEALRGIIQSAAKPFPDDKQAQKERIARAEKDMEYFGRTYFPHYISSPSSKLHKYFCTRYPEMIERAVKTGEGDKEANAAPRGNAKSTWGTFVLPLWCAVYKKRTYTLIVSETLSQSESFVQAIKAEIESNERLKQDFPAVCGEGPIWQSDTIVLRNGVKIQGVGAGQKLRGLRHGSRRPDLVVGDDLENDESVESPEQRKKLSNWFFKALMKIGAKYTVYIVVGTILHAEALLSDLLERPGWKGHKFKAVLKFSQSKLWEQWEGIFRDISVGKAEAESLADAFFDQNKVKMLAGTEVLWPEQEDYYFLMKMRTTDGPAAFDSEKQNEPLNPEDQVFLEEWFVDWEDGDVDLTGVLHAGAVDPSLGKKNKRSDPSAILGGRMKGNILYLDIADIEKRQPDRIMTDILEHHKHDPFDKLRMETVQFQEFFARQFAQLAHDKGLTINIDEYMPNTDKDLRIIRLQPWIKNGWIRFRKEMRELKKQLIYYRPKNRGGHDDGPDDLEMLLGLCESGLVQAASAASETKQEDYHAERKGRMAGGRMMGRIRGNAV; from the coding sequence ATGCTGCCTAAATTATCAGAGAAGAAATTCAACAAAGAGCTGGAGGCCCTGCGGGGCATTATCCAGTCGGCGGCGAAGCCCTTTCCTGATGACAAGCAGGCGCAGAAGGAAAGGATCGCCAGGGCCGAGAAAGATATGGAGTATTTCGGCAGGACCTATTTCCCTCATTACATAAGCTCTCCGAGTTCGAAGCTGCATAAATACTTCTGCACCCGGTATCCGGAGATGATCGAGAGGGCAGTCAAGACCGGAGAGGGAGACAAAGAGGCCAACGCAGCGCCGAGAGGAAATGCTAAGTCCACCTGGGGCACATTCGTGCTTCCGCTCTGGTGCGCGGTATATAAGAAACGTACGTATACGCTGATCGTCTCCGAAACGTTGTCACAGTCCGAAAGCTTTGTGCAGGCGATCAAGGCTGAGATCGAAAGCAATGAACGACTGAAGCAGGATTTCCCCGCTGTCTGCGGAGAAGGCCCTATCTGGCAGTCAGACACCATTGTTCTGCGCAACGGGGTGAAGATCCAGGGCGTGGGCGCGGGGCAGAAGCTGAGAGGTCTGAGGCACGGCAGCAGACGGCCTGACCTTGTTGTCGGCGATGATCTTGAAAACGATGAATCAGTCGAATCTCCTGAACAGAGGAAGAAGCTCTCGAACTGGTTCTTTAAGGCGCTGATGAAGATCGGCGCGAAATATACGGTCTATATCGTTGTCGGGACTATTCTCCATGCGGAGGCTCTTCTCTCCGATCTACTTGAGCGTCCCGGCTGGAAGGGCCATAAGTTCAAGGCCGTCTTGAAATTCTCACAGTCCAAGCTGTGGGAGCAGTGGGAAGGCATATTCCGGGACATCTCTGTCGGCAAGGCCGAGGCTGAATCCCTGGCCGATGCGTTCTTTGATCAGAACAAGGTAAAGATGCTCGCAGGCACTGAGGTGCTCTGGCCTGAACAGGAAGATTATTACTTCCTGATGAAGATGAGGACCACTGACGGTCCTGCTGCATTCGACAGCGAAAAGCAGAACGAACCGCTGAACCCCGAAGACCAGGTATTCCTTGAAGAGTGGTTTGTGGACTGGGAAGACGGTGATGTGGACCTGACCGGCGTGTTGCATGCCGGGGCTGTGGATCCATCTCTCGGCAAGAAGAACAAACGGAGCGATCCCTCTGCGATCCTGGGCGGCAGAATGAAGGGCAATATCCTCTACCTCGATATCGCGGACATCGAAAAGAGACAGCCTGACAGGATCATGACGGATATCCTCGAACATCATAAGCACGATCCGTTTGACAAGCTCAGGATGGAGACGGTGCAGTTTCAGGAGTTCTTTGCACGGCAGTTTGCCCAACTTGCGCATGACAAAGGCCTGACGATCAATATCGATGAGTATATGCCGAATACGGACAAGGACCTCCGGATCATCCGGCTGCAGCCCTGGATCAAGAACGGCTGGATCAGATTCAGAAAAGAGATGAGAGAGCTGAAAAAGCAGCTCATCTATTACAGACCGAAAAATCGCGGCGGACATGATGACGGCCCGGACGACCTTGAAATGCTGCTGGGGCTTTGTGAATCCGGACTGGTGCAGGCAGCGTCAGCGGCGAGCGAGACCAAACAGGAAGATTATCACGCTGAACGCAAGGGCAGGATGGCAGGAGGACGGATGATGGGACGGATCAGGGGGAATGCGGTATGA
- a CDS encoding type I restriction enzyme HsdR N-terminal domain-containing protein encodes MKVIKAALRKFMPKIRDAKEKSLNEADTRMRIRLLLHEVLGYDLLDEITQEHMVQGHYVDLTVKNKGKIVFFIEAKSVDTTLRDTHAYQATNYAASGGVNLCVLTNGIDYRLYHLTWDKAKVENNMILSFNLLDDDIDIVSEKLKLLSKESFRKGLIDKYIAEVTSLGDKNLVQAMLSKRVLSAIRLELKTVTGHNVSEEAIDKCISKLFSAELYEMAKACVKRQQGKKEKKVTAPAAPEFCPLPSPVSQSDAPPVSAAEE; translated from the coding sequence ATGAAAGTAATTAAGGCAGCGCTACGGAAGTTCATGCCGAAGATCAGGGATGCGAAGGAGAAGAGCCTCAATGAGGCAGACACCAGGATGAGGATACGGCTTTTGCTTCACGAGGTACTTGGCTACGATCTTTTAGATGAGATTACGCAGGAGCACATGGTACAAGGTCACTATGTGGATCTGACGGTTAAGAACAAGGGAAAGATTGTCTTCTTCATCGAGGCCAAATCTGTCGATACTACGCTGAGGGACACCCACGCATACCAGGCCACTAACTATGCAGCATCCGGAGGCGTCAATTTGTGCGTGCTCACTAACGGTATCGACTACAGACTCTATCATCTGACCTGGGATAAGGCCAAGGTCGAAAACAATATGATCCTTTCCTTCAACCTTCTTGACGATGACATCGATATTGTCTCAGAAAAACTGAAATTGCTGTCAAAAGAGAGCTTCAGAAAGGGTCTTATCGACAAATACATTGCAGAGGTTACATCCCTGGGAGACAAGAATCTCGTCCAGGCCATGCTTTCTAAGAGAGTCCTTTCTGCAATACGACTTGAGCTGAAGACTGTTACCGGCCATAATGTCAGCGAAGAAGCTATAGACAAGTGCATCAGCAAGCTTTTTAGCGCTGAATTATATGAGATGGCAAAGGCATGCGTGAAGAGGCAGCAGGGTAAAAAAGAGAAGAAGGTCACAGCTCCTGCAGCTCCTGAATTCTGTCCCTTACCATCACCGGTATCCCAGAGCGATGCCCCTCCGGTTTCTGCCGCAGAAGAATAA
- a CDS encoding DUF1018 domain-containing protein, with protein MTTPRKIDSVQIKLLHIAKAKLKITDADYRALLIKFSPTSWDMDPAHPSCKAMTYAEASVLIDHLKAKGFRIISRQQSAVSSQQKKKPLPPSITQMVTTEQLKMILHLKADIRWRIMPDGYERWLKKYMQIERVATMKQGQKVIEALKAMKIRQQNEDSIKSQQGQQFYDRPASEGGNYRW; from the coding sequence ATGACAACGCCACGTAAAATAGACAGCGTGCAGATCAAGCTCTTGCACATAGCAAAGGCAAAGTTGAAAATCACGGATGCTGATTATCGGGCGCTGCTTATCAAGTTCTCTCCCACGAGCTGGGACATGGACCCTGCGCATCCATCCTGCAAGGCCATGACCTATGCAGAGGCCTCAGTATTGATCGATCACCTGAAGGCGAAGGGATTTAGAATAATAAGCCGTCAGCAATCAGCTGTCAGCAGTCAGCAAAAGAAAAAACCGCTGCCGCCGAGCATCACTCAGATGGTGACGACTGAGCAGCTCAAGATGATTTTGCACCTGAAGGCGGATATCCGCTGGCGCATCATGCCGGATGGATATGAGCGGTGGCTGAAGAAGTATATGCAGATCGAGCGCGTGGCAACAATGAAGCAGGGGCAGAAAGTTATCGAGGCACTGAAGGCGATGAAAATCAGGCAGCAGAACGAGGACTCAATCAAGTCGCAGCAGGGCCAGCAGTTTTATGACAGACCGGCAAGCGAGGGCGGGAATTACAGATGGTAA
- a CDS encoding helix-turn-helix domain-containing protein yields MKEMSVTAARIYHMPYRPTVARDLLVECGISQREVAAALGFNIETLRHAINRGFVPSTHVKRDIRQQLTIFIEANVTAATWLREHRLALVDLFRPSANKQRHIYPINHGEKVYYARRHGLQAKSRERRDIRILRNQTERRKKIMENGFATLAQFGYHRNPFEDVHIQTADGNTLKRLFKMATDSNAMVQMIAQYGAGKTTAIEAALEGIECATVMLKMADKERMTIADVERELIRQLSSEPVTRDRGARARQVSRIVGEAARTKPVILIIEESHVMHHSTLRAIKRVREYDWMGKRPLLSVILIGQYDKLKTANLAECHRGMRSDTYKLQGLAPSESRHYINETVGQNFEPEAIKATSDLAEARNFLDLQEALITLMQAALHNGTKMVTVLDVFSTYGGGIKQLMEKYDIKQTQLAEMIGESTTTVSLIVNNKSHTLNKDKEVQVRSAIQDALKTLTQQHSDKKHQASLKAV; encoded by the coding sequence GTGAAAGAAATGAGTGTAACAGCAGCACGGATATACCACATGCCTTATCGTCCGACAGTAGCGAGGGACCTGCTTGTTGAATGCGGGATATCCCAGAGAGAAGTGGCAGCAGCATTAGGCTTCAATATAGAGACACTTCGGCATGCAATCAATCGGGGCTTTGTACCCAGCACGCATGTCAAGAGAGACATCCGGCAGCAGCTCACGATCTTTATTGAAGCCAACGTAACGGCAGCAACATGGCTCAGGGAACACAGGTTAGCACTGGTGGATCTCTTCCGGCCCAGCGCAAACAAACAACGACACATCTATCCCATCAATCACGGAGAAAAAGTTTATTACGCCCGCAGGCATGGCCTGCAGGCAAAGTCTCGCGAAAGACGGGACATCAGAATTCTACGCAACCAGACAGAGAGGAGAAAGAAGATTATGGAGAATGGCTTCGCAACACTGGCCCAGTTCGGGTATCATCGCAATCCCTTTGAGGATGTGCATATCCAGACAGCGGACGGCAACACATTGAAACGCTTATTCAAGATGGCGACAGACTCAAACGCAATGGTGCAAATGATCGCCCAGTATGGCGCAGGCAAGACCACCGCAATAGAAGCGGCACTGGAAGGGATCGAATGCGCAACTGTCATGCTGAAGATGGCGGACAAGGAACGCATGACCATCGCAGACGTAGAGAGGGAACTGATCAGGCAGCTCTCGTCTGAGCCGGTCACCCGTGACCGGGGCGCACGCGCACGCCAGGTCAGCAGGATCGTGGGCGAAGCGGCGCGGACCAAGCCGGTGATCCTTATCATCGAGGAGAGCCACGTCATGCATCACAGCACACTCAGGGCGATCAAGCGCGTGAGGGAATATGACTGGATGGGCAAGCGCCCGCTGCTGTCGGTGATCCTGATCGGCCAGTATGACAAGCTCAAAACCGCAAACCTTGCAGAGTGCCACAGGGGCATGCGGTCGGACACGTACAAGCTGCAGGGTCTTGCGCCCTCAGAGTCACGCCATTATATCAACGAAACCGTGGGCCAGAACTTTGAGCCCGAAGCGATCAAGGCCACCAGCGATCTTGCCGAGGCCCGCAACTTCCTCGATCTTCAGGAGGCGCTGATCACGCTGATGCAGGCAGCGCTTCACAACGGCACGAAGATGGTCACTGTGCTTGATGTGTTTTCGACGTACGGCGGCGGCATCAAGCAGCTCATGGAGAAATACGACATCAAGCAGACACAGTTGGCCGAGATGATCGGGGAGTCAACGACAACCGTCAGCCTGATCGTCAACAACAAGTCTCACACTCTCAACAAGGACAAAGAGGTGCAGGTGCGCAGCGCCATACAGGACGCGCTGAAGACGCTGACACAGCAGCACAGCGATAAGAAGCATCAGGCCAGCCTGAAGGCGGTGTAA
- a CDS encoding transglycosylase SLT domain-containing protein has protein sequence MIKPTPEIDSFIRAAAAKHNIPYELLYAQVKQESGFNPIAVSHCGARGLLQIMPATGTKDLGLKEEDFFNPEKNLNAGALYLRRQYKGGKRMIETMKCANECADDDYWKLALASYNGGLGYIIAAINICVQDGLSICWPNVAAKLADKRCSVRGKRPDHKQMTDYVERIWADYTANTTAPLSPPCQGGDGGGVDKA, from the coding sequence ATGATTAAACCCACCCCCGAAATAGACTCCTTCATCCGCGCTGCCGCTGCAAAGCATAACATCCCTTATGAGCTGCTCTATGCGCAGGTCAAACAGGAATCCGGATTCAACCCGATTGCGGTATCGCATTGCGGCGCACGCGGCCTGCTCCAGATCATGCCTGCCACCGGCACAAAAGACCTCGGTCTGAAGGAAGAGGATTTCTTTAACCCGGAGAAGAACCTCAATGCGGGAGCTCTGTATCTGCGTCGGCAATATAAGGGCGGCAAGCGCATGATCGAAACCATGAAATGCGCCAACGAATGTGCTGATGACGACTATTGGAAACTCGCCCTTGCCTCATACAACGGAGGCCTCGGATACATAATCGCGGCGATCAACATCTGCGTGCAGGATGGGCTTTCCATCTGCTGGCCCAACGTGGCCGCAAAACTGGCAGACAAACGCTGCAGTGTCCGGGGCAAACGTCCTGACCATAAGCAGATGACGGACTACGTCGAAAGGATCTGGGCGGATTACACAGCCAACACAACCGCCCCTCTCTCCCCTCCTTGCCAAGGAGGGGATGGGGGAGGTGTAGACAAAGCATGA
- a CDS encoding dual specificity protein phosphatase family protein, which produces MIIQVVEGIYRGPRPRCLNDLIDLNIKTILNLEDDMAWVESEQSVSSMYHVNVISLPMSEIKRPSRVDLYKAVHILQDESLHPIYVHCLHGQDRTGYVIAAYRMLVQGWIYEFAYQEAKDNGHKWWFAPYLLFWPKSLKELAK; this is translated from the coding sequence ATGATTATTCAGGTGGTAGAAGGCATTTACCGGGGGCCGAGACCGAGGTGTCTCAACGATCTGATAGATCTGAACATCAAAACGATCTTGAATCTCGAAGACGACATGGCATGGGTGGAGAGTGAACAATCGGTCTCATCCATGTATCACGTCAACGTCATCAGTCTGCCGATGAGTGAGATAAAGAGGCCGTCGCGCGTGGATCTGTACAAGGCGGTGCACATTCTACAGGACGAAAGCCTGCATCCCATCTACGTTCACTGCCTGCACGGACAGGACCGCACCGGGTATGTCATTGCCGCATACCGCATGCTCGTCCAGGGATGGATTTATGAGTTTGCATACCAGGAGGCGAAGGACAACGGCCACAAGTGGTGGTTCGCACCCTATCTGCTTTTCTGGCCAAAAAGCCTGAAGGAACTGGCGAAATGA
- a CDS encoding host-nuclease inhibitor Gam family protein, translating to MARMKPKNMITSRAQAEAAMSKLNEIDRHLATWDLDEANAIAEVRQEHADTQRKGGRPGLEAEKALLIKEVEAWAGEDVGTWEKRSIETPFGSFGFRVSQPTVALIKKIANKFDVALNSLQMLMPQYVRDVPQIDKEAILADDRAEVLNAVELAKCGLRVMQDDEFWIETNASKDLDAAAKKLRAA from the coding sequence ATGGCAAGGATGAAACCGAAGAACATGATCACATCGAGGGCGCAGGCCGAGGCAGCAATGTCAAAGCTGAATGAGATAGACCGGCATCTCGCAACGTGGGATCTGGACGAGGCCAACGCAATAGCAGAGGTCCGGCAGGAACATGCTGACACGCAGCGCAAGGGTGGCAGGCCGGGGCTTGAGGCAGAGAAGGCCCTGCTCATAAAGGAAGTGGAGGCATGGGCCGGTGAGGATGTTGGCACATGGGAGAAGAGGAGCATCGAGACCCCGTTCGGGTCGTTCGGCTTCCGCGTATCTCAGCCGACCGTGGCACTGATCAAGAAGATAGCAAACAAGTTCGACGTAGCGCTTAACTCGCTTCAGATGCTCATGCCGCAATACGTGCGTGACGTGCCTCAGATCGACAAGGAAGCGATATTGGCCGATGACCGGGCTGAAGTATTGAATGCTGTTGAACTCGCTAAATGCGGGCTCAGGGTGATGCAGGACGATGAATTCTGGATCGAGACAAACGCCAGCAAGGACCTCGATGCAGCGGCCAAGAAATTGAGGGCGGCATGA
- a CDS encoding helix-turn-helix transcriptional regulator, with protein sequence MNNEIKAELVRAGIKQNELARNLRVSSTMISLVVAGKKQSARIQKEIARRLGVPANELWHKKAA encoded by the coding sequence TTGAATAACGAGATCAAGGCAGAGCTTGTCCGGGCAGGCATAAAGCAGAACGAGCTTGCACGCAATCTGCGGGTCAGCAGCACGATGATCTCCCTCGTGGTAGCAGGGAAGAAACAGTCTGCACGGATACAGAAAGAGATCGCCCGGCGTTTGGGCGTGCCGGCGAATGAACTTTGGCATAAGAAGGCGGCATAA
- a CDS encoding HNH endonuclease — MSRSELTVAFNTKFKLRKTENQVISTLKNHGIVSGRTGRFEKGQKSWNKGVKGYMGANRTSFKKGNAPKNRKPIGHERIRSKDGFILMKVAEKDPYTKAQTRYKHKHVHIWEKKHGKVPDGMVVAFKDGDNMNCVENNLMLLSRAELLLANQHRYKDMPIELKPSILALVKLEAKAGFRTSGYRGGRKKNLSR; from the coding sequence ATGTCGCGGAGTGAACTCACCGTTGCCTTCAACACCAAATTTAAACTCCGCAAAACAGAAAACCAGGTCATATCGACGCTGAAGAATCACGGCATTGTTTCCGGTCGCACAGGCCGCTTTGAAAAAGGGCAGAAGTCATGGAATAAGGGCGTCAAGGGCTACATGGGGGCTAATCGCACGAGCTTCAAAAAAGGCAATGCGCCGAAGAACAGAAAGCCCATCGGACACGAGCGCATCCGCTCCAAAGACGGCTTTATTTTGATGAAGGTGGCAGAGAAAGACCCCTATACCAAAGCCCAGACAAGATACAAACATAAGCATGTCCATATATGGGAGAAGAAACATGGCAAAGTCCCGGACGGCATGGTCGTAGCATTCAAGGACGGCGACAACATGAACTGTGTCGAAAACAATCTAATGCTGCTGTCACGCGCTGAGCTTCTGCTTGCAAATCAGCATCGATACAAGGATATGCCGATCGAACTGAAGCCTTCTATACTGGCCCTTGTGAAACTGGAAGCCAAGGCCGGGTTCAGGACTTCCGGATACAGAGGCGGGCGCAAAAAAAATCTATCGAGGTGA
- a CDS encoding helix-turn-helix domain-containing protein, translating to MSREINQTDKSLGLRIKTAREKASLTQDQLALQVGVAKETLSKYENGHRTPDAAQLNRMVNATDCDPAWLLTGHEHEERAPAATDVVCDPRAAYGPDSVTEKIVIMLKDMPEEARLEILRSVEEKKLLRELLEERKKLKDAG from the coding sequence ATGTCAAGAGAAATTAATCAAACGGACAAGTCATTGGGCCTGCGAATAAAAACAGCTCGCGAAAAGGCATCTCTAACACAGGATCAATTGGCCTTGCAGGTTGGCGTTGCAAAGGAAACCCTAAGCAAATACGAGAACGGACATAGGACGCCTGATGCTGCTCAGCTTAACCGAATGGTTAATGCTACTGACTGCGACCCGGCTTGGCTATTGACCGGACATGAACACGAAGAGCGCGCACCGGCGGCAACTGATGTGGTATGTGATCCGCGTGCTGCTTACGGCCCCGACTCGGTGACGGAAAAGATCGTAATTATGCTGAAGGATATGCCGGAGGAGGCCCGGCTGGAGATACTGCGAAGTGTTGAGGAAAAGAAACTCCTCCGGGAGCTTCTCGAAGAGCGCAAAAAGCTGAAAGACGCCGGATGA
- a CDS encoding DNA helicase UvrD, translating to MRFIADLHIHSKYSRATSRDLNPENLWKWAQLKGISVVGSGDFTHPQWIKELEDKLEPAGNGLFSLRESFRIDDIPDSCRAEVSFILSAEISCIYKKNDKTRKIHTVVLAPGFAAAEKINTRLKQIGNLHSDGRPILGLDAKELLKIILDISPDAMVIPAHAWTPHFSVFGAASGFDSLEECYEELTPHIHAIETGLSSDPLMNWRLSALDNITLISNSDAHSPSKLGREANVLDTDISYDAIADALKTRKGFSGTIEFFPEEGKYHYDGHRACDVSFTPKESVKYNNICPVCNKKLTIGVMHRVDKLADREEGFRPKNAPPFHSIIPLTEVIGEALSVGPTSKKVAAMYFNLLNALGNEFRILLDAPLHEIEAAGSAKIAEAVAKMRSGDVSIAPGYDGEFGKVRIFERFEKKVYRGEIRKCLKLQ from the coding sequence ATGCGTTTTATTGCCGACCTGCATATCCATTCGAAATATTCCCGCGCAACCAGCAGGGACCTGAACCCGGAGAACCTCTGGAAATGGGCGCAGCTGAAAGGCATTTCTGTGGTCGGTTCCGGAGATTTCACGCATCCCCAGTGGATCAAGGAACTTGAGGATAAGCTCGAACCTGCAGGCAATGGACTTTTCAGCTTGCGAGAATCTTTCAGAATTGACGATATACCAGATTCCTGCAGAGCAGAGGTCTCTTTCATCCTCTCTGCCGAGATCAGCTGCATCTATAAAAAGAACGACAAGACCAGAAAGATTCATACGGTTGTCCTTGCGCCCGGCTTTGCAGCTGCAGAAAAGATCAATACCCGGCTCAAACAGATCGGCAACCTGCATTCAGACGGCAGGCCGATACTCGGGCTTGATGCAAAGGAGCTTCTGAAGATCATTCTTGATATTTCGCCCGATGCCATGGTAATCCCGGCCCATGCATGGACACCGCACTTTTCGGTCTTTGGCGCAGCATCAGGCTTTGACAGCCTTGAGGAATGCTATGAAGAACTAACACCCCATATCCATGCGATCGAAACCGGCCTCTCTTCTGACCCGCTGATGAACTGGCGGCTCTCTGCGCTCGACAACATAACGCTCATCTCGAACTCTGATGCACACTCACCATCCAAACTGGGCCGCGAGGCAAATGTATTGGATACGGACATTTCGTATGACGCGATCGCTGATGCACTCAAGACGCGGAAAGGCTTCTCCGGGACGATCGAGTTCTTCCCTGAAGAAGGCAAATATCATTATGACGGCCACAGGGCCTGCGATGTGAGCTTTACGCCAAAAGAATCGGTCAAATATAACAACATCTGCCCTGTCTGCAACAAGAAACTCACGATTGGTGTCATGCACAGGGTCGATAAACTGGCTGACAGAGAAGAAGGTTTCCGGCCAAAGAACGCGCCGCCCTTTCATTCGATCATCCCTCTCACTGAAGTTATCGGCGAGGCATTGAGCGTCGGCCCGACCAGCAAGAAGGTGGCGGCCATGTATTTCAACCTTCTCAACGCGCTCGGCAATGAGTTCAGGATTCTCCTGGATGCACCTTTGCATGAGATCGAGGCAGCCGGTTCTGCAAAGATAGCCGAGGCGGTTGCAAAAATGCGGTCAGGTGATGTATCGATTGCTCCTGGATATGACGGCGAGTTCGGCAAGGTCAGGATATTCGAACGGTTCGAAAAGAAAGTGTACCGGGGTGAGATAAGAAAGTGCTTGAAATTACAATAA
- a CDS encoding integration host factor subunit beta codes for MTKAELIAKMKAEWLDIKTTPQAEGYVNTVLIAITDALASGDNVMLKGFGAFKVKETKARTGRNPKTGQAVQIPAGRKVSFTASKELKSRVGGGD; via the coding sequence ATGACAAAAGCAGAATTGATAGCAAAGATGAAGGCAGAGTGGTTAGACATCAAGACAACTCCGCAGGCAGAGGGATATGTGAACACCGTGCTCATAGCGATCACTGACGCCCTGGCATCCGGTGACAACGTAATGCTCAAGGGCTTCGGCGCTTTCAAGGTGAAGGAGACCAAGGCGCGCACAGGCCGCAACCCGAAGACCGGGCAGGCTGTACAGATCCCGGCAGGCAGGAAGGTGAGCTTCACCGCGAGCAAGGAGTTGAAATCAAGAGTGGGAGGAGGTGATTAG